DNA sequence from the Streptomyces sp. NBC_01497 genome:
CCCGCGCCGTCAGCGGCTTCTACACGGCCGCCGTCGTCGACGCCGATCCCCGTGCCGCCGTGCCCTGGCTCGCCACCGCCTACGTCCCGGCGCCGTCCCTGGAGGAGATCGTCGGCGAGTGCGGGCCGATGCCGGTGCAGGCTGTGCGCTGGCTGGCCGCGGGCATCGCGGAAGCGCTCCAGTCGATCCACGCGGCGCACCTCGTGCACCGCGACCTCAAACCGTCGAACGTGCTGGTCGTCGAGGACGGGCCCCGCGTCATCGACTTCGGCATCGCGTCCGGCGTCTCCAACACCCGCCTGACCATGACGAACGTCGCCGTCGGAACCCCCGCCTACATGTCGCCCGAGCAGGCGCGCGACTCGCGCAGTGTGACCGGCGCCAGCGACGTGTTCTCGCTGGGCTCCACGCTGGTCTACGCGGCTACCGGGCACGCCCCCTTCCACGGGGCGAACCCCGTCGAGACGGTCTTCATGCTGCTGCGCGAGGGCCCCGACCTGACGGGGCTGCCCGACGAGCTGCGTCCCCTGATCGAGGCGTGCATGGCGATGGCCGCCGACCAGCGGCCCACCCCCGCCGACCTCCAGTCGCAGCTCGCGCCCTACCTCTTCGCGGCCGACGCCGACGACACCGGCACGGTCTCCGCCTGGCTGCCCGACTCGGCGGTCGACATGATCGCGCGCCGGCAGAACGAGGGCCACAAGTCGTTCTCGGTGCCCGGGGGCGGGCGGGGCGCCGGCCGCCCGGCACCCGCGGCGTCCCGGCCCGCCGCGGGGCCCGGTCCTGCGGTCCCGCCGATGCCCTCCCGGCCCCCGCAGGCGCCGCAGTCGGGCCCGTACCGTCCCGCGGGACCCCTGTCGCAGTCGCAACCGCAGCCTCAGCTCCAGCCGCAGAGCCAGGAGCCGCAGAGCCGGCCGCTCCAGCCGCAGAGCCAGGTCCGCAGTCAGGCGCAGCTCCCGCCCCAGGTGCCGTCCGCGTCCGACCCGGTGCGCAGGCCGCAGCACGCGGCGCCGTCCCACTCCTCGCAGTTGTTCCCGCACTCCGGCCCGGCCGGCGGGCCCGTGCTTCTCGGGACGTCACCCGTGCCGATCGGACCCGGTCCGCTCGCCGGCACCGCGCACCACCCGGGGGCCCCGGCCACCCGGGACGCGGGTGCGGCCACCGGCTGGATCGTTCCGCCCGCCGGGCTCACCGGTGCCGGAGCGGGCCCCGGCACCTCGGTGGCCGTCGCCGGCCCGGTGCCCGCGCCCGCTCCCGCGCCGGACGAGGACAGCGGCCATCCGCACTGGCGGCCCTGGCGTTTTCGCATGTCGAACGACGTGTGGGGCACGCCGGTCGTCGACGGGGACCTGTTGTACGTGACGTCGTTCGAGGTCCACGCGCTGGACGTGGCCACCGGCAGGCGCCAGTTCAAGACGCGGGACGTCGCCTGGGCGATGGCCGTGACCGGCGGCCGGATCCACGCCTCCGACGGGCCGACGCTCTACGCCCTCGACGCGAAGGACGGCGCGGAGCGCTGGCGCCTGGGAACCGACGGCTGGGTGTACTCGCTGGAGGTCGACCGGGGCACCGTCGTCACCGGCACGCGCGGCGGCGGCGTGCAGGCGTGGGAGGCGTCCACCGGCGAGAAGCTGTGGGAGGTCACCGGGGCGCAGACGGAGTTCGAGACGCCCGAGGCGGGCCCGGCGATCCACGACGGCACGGTCTACGTGTGGAAGGACGCCCGGCTGCGGGCGCTCGACGCGCGCAGCGGCACCGAGCGCTGGTCGTACCCGGTGGGCGACGGGGCGTCCTGCGGTGGGGTGCCGGTGCGGATCACGCCCGCGCCCGACGGCCAGTTGTACGTCGCCGCCGGCACGCGCGTCCTGTCCGTCGACATCGCGGGGGGCCATGTGCGCTGGCACTTCGAGGCTCCCGCCGTCTTCCTCTCGCCGCCCGCCTTCGCGCCGGGCCCCGCCGTCGCGGGCGGCGGTGTGTACCTCGCCGACTACCTGGGCACCGTGTACGCGCTCGACGCGGCCACCGGCAAGGACCGCTGGCGCATCGCGACGGAGTCCCGTGCGTCGGTGGAACCGGTGCTCGTCGCGGGCGGCAACGTGCACGTAGGCAGCGGAAGCGCCCTCTACACGCTGGACGCCGTCGCCGGTACCCCCAAATGGCGGTTCGCGGCGGGCGGCGACATCATCGGCGCCCCCGTGGTCGCGGAGGGCAGGCTGCACTTCGGCTCCGCCGACCACGTGCTGTACACACTCGACGCGGGCGGCGGCCAGTTGCGCTGGAAGCTCGCGACCGGCGGCGAGATCACCGGTTCGCCGGTCGCGGAGCGCGGTGTGGTCTACGCGTGCAGCAAGGACCGCTGCGTGTACGCGCTCGACGCGATGAAGGGCACAGCGACGGGCCGGGGCGGCGCGGGACGCTGAACACCCGCGCCGGGCCCGTCACTCGGCCCGCCCGGGATGCCTGCCCTTCGCACGCGGCCGGCCCCGGCGTCCGGCGCCGGGGCCGGGTCAGCGCCCGTACGGTCCGGGATCCCCGCCCGGCCCGCCCGGGTCGCCGTGCCCGCCATGGCCGCCGGGCCCGTCCTGCCCGCCGTGCCCCTCGTCGTACCAGCCGCCGTCCCCGTACCCGTACCCGTACGGCTCCTGCTCCGGACCGCGCCCCGGCGTCCCGGACCCGGCGCGGCGCCCGCGCCCGCTCATCACCACCGCCGCGAGCAGCAGCGCGATCCCGCCGCCCGCGCTGTACGCGACGCCCTGACCGAGCCCCGAACCGTCGCCCTCGATGGCGAGGCTGCCCGCCGCCTGGCCCTGACGGACCATCCACAGCACGGTGAAGCCGATGACGACGAACCCGGCGAACGCGATGAGCCCGCGCGACCGCAGGGCGAGGCCGATCAGCGTCACCAGCGCGGCGAACAGGAAAGGCGTGACGAGCGAGGTCCACACGCCGGTACCCGCGCTCGTCACGCCCTGGGACCCGAAGAGTTCGGAGATGCGGTAGTGACGGCCCAGCCGGCCGTTGTACCAGGAAAGGAACGGCCCGAGGACGGCCGCGGCCGCTCCCGCGAGGGCGACGATCCCGCCGATGACATTGCGTACCACCGTCGGCCTCCTTCTGAGGTTCGGCCCGGTGGCGAGGCTACGCCGTGCGACGCGTCACCGCCACGGCGTGACAGCCGTCCTTGTTAGGGTGTCCGGGCCTTTGTTGACAGGTACCGGGAAAAGCCGGGTTTCACACGGGGACGGGGAAGAACGGGCCATGATCAGACAGCGTCTGAAAGTCGTCGCGGTCGCGGGAGTGGTGGTGCTGGCCCTGACCGGGTTCTCCCACCACGGCCACAGCCACGGGTCGGGCGGCACGGGAGGCGGCTGCTCGGGCCCGTCGCACACGAGCGACAGCGGCACCTCGGACGCCACCGGCGGTTCGTCCGGCAGCGGTTCCGGCAGTGACGACTCGTATGACGACGACACCGACGGTTCGTACGGAGGGAGCAGCGGTTCGTACGACGACGACAGCGACCTGCCCGGATCGACACCCGGATCGCGCTACGGCTACGACAGCCGCCCGACCGGCCGTTCCGCGGACACGGCGTCGGACGGCGGCGACACGGCGGCGAAGGCGGTGGCCACCGTGAGGACCGTCAGGTGCGCGAGCCCCGCCAAGGGCGGCAGGAAGGCGGTGACGTCCTCGAAGGTCGAGGTCACCGCGAGCCTGGACAACGGGGGCACGGCACGCTTCGACGTCGACGTCGTCTTCGACGACGCGGGCGCGAACACGGTGGACACGGGCACGGCCGCGGTGCGCCTGAAGCCCGGTCAGCGCACGACGGTCACGGTCCCGATGAACACCCCGTCGCAGGTCTCCCGCGTCGCGGAGTGCGAGGCGTCGGTCCTCTAGCGGACCGGGCGGCGGCAGGACCACCCCATGACGGTCTTTGGACAAGCGGGTCGAAACACAGCAGGAGACGGGCAGCCGTCGAGGGGGCTCGCGGTGGCGTCGGCCGTACGCGGGGCAGCGATCGTGCCGGTCACGTGCGGGTGCCGATCGTGCTCGCCCTCGGGCCGGCGCCCCCGCCCGAACACGGCCGTCACTCCGTCCACTCCCCGGCGAGCGTGGGCCTGCGGTGGGCGGCCACACTGTCGGTGCCCTCCGTGGCCCATCGGCCTGAGAGGGCACGGCACCGTCGCAGCCCGGCGGGGTCCCGTAGCACCGGAGCCTCTCCCACCGGACCCTGTGCAACGACTTCCCGTGGCGCGCCCCGAACCGCGCGCCCCGAACCGCGCGCCCCGAACCGCGCGCCCCGAACCGCGCGCCCGCGCGGCACACATACGGCAGCGGGCCCTCGCGATCCGCGAGAGCCCGCTGCCTCTGTGCTGGTGGTGCCCCGCCACGGCCGCGACGGCTTCCCCTCCGCGCCGTCGCGGCCGTGCCCCCGCCTGGCGGTCCTTGTGGACGTACGTCCCGCTTACGGGACGTGACGGTCCAGAGGCTTGATGGGCGTGGTGTCGGTGGCGGCCTCCGTGGTCGCGGCCTCGGTCGGCGCCACGACGGCGCCGGCGTCCGTCGCGCCGTCGGCGGGCGGTGCCGGCACATGCCTGTCGAGGGTCGTGATGTCCTCGTCCTTGCTGATCTCGCTCATAACCTGCTGGCTCCTGTCACAACGGACTTCCGGTGGAACGGCGCTCGCCCGACACCTCCCCCGTGCCGTGCCGAGCGAGCGCCTGTGACCATCCGTCCTTCCCCCGTGCGACGGACTGTCGTTGCGTTGAGCATGCCAGGGGGCGTTAAACGTTCGATGAACGACCCCGTTCGCGGCGTCCGCGCGGGGTCAGGAGGCCAGCGGGACGAGGAGTACCCGTACCTCGGCGGCCTCGTCGGCGCCCGCGGCGTCGTAGATCTCGAAGGCCTCCTGCCAGCAGGCCCGCGCGCGCACCGGCTGGCCGAGCGAGTCGAGCGACTTGCCCAGCGTCGTCAGGATGTTGGCCCGCATCCACTCGCCGCCCATGGAGCCCACGGTGAGTGCCTGCTCGGCGAACCGGGCGGCCTGCGCGGGCCGCCCCGCGGCCAGGTGCACCTGCCCGATCCGGTAGTACGTGGTGCCCTGCCACAGGCGCTGGCGGTTCTCCTCGAAGACCTGGACCGCCTGGCTGAACTGGTCGAGCGCCGCCGGGTGACGGCCCGCGTGGAAGTACGCGATGCCCAGTGCGAAACGGGCGTTGGCGAGCCGCAGTGTCAGCCCGAGGGCGTCGTAGATCTCCATGCCCTGCTGCACCAGCTCTATCGCGGGCGCGATCCTGCCCATCGCGACGAGCGCGCGGGACAGGTTGCACAGGGCGCTGGCTTCCCCGGGCCGGTTGCCGTCGGCGGCGAACGCCGCCGTCGCGCTGCGGAAGTACCGCTCGCTGTCCGCGTACCGGCCCTGGCAGTGCGCGATGATGCCGCGTTCGTTGGTAGCGCTGCAGTTGGTCCACACGTCGGCCACCGCGTCGCCGAGTGCCATCGCGCGCTCGGCCTCGTACTCTGCCTCGTCGAAGTGCCCGGTCGTGCTGTAAACCTGCGCGAGCGCGGTCCGTGCCCTGCCCTCGGCGCGGGCGTCCGCCGCGGCCTCCGCGGCGTCGCGTGCGGCGAGGGCGGCCGACTCATACGCGCGGGAGTCCGTGCCCGACTCGGCCAGGTCCTCCGCCGCGAGCAGCAGGTCGACCGCCCGCCGCAGCAGGTCGGGCGCCGTCAGGGACTGCTGGACGCAGGCCAGGATGGGCGCGGCCTCCGCGTAGAGCCAGTCGAGCGCCGCGGCGCGGGTGGTGAAGGACAGGCCCGTGCTGCGGGTGGTCTCCAGGTGCGCGACGGTGCGGTCGCCGGGGCGTTCCATGCCGTACACGCGGGACGCCGTCGCCAGGTAGAAGTCGAGGAGGCGGTCCAGTGCCTCCCCGCGCCGGGCCGGGGGCCGCTCGTCGCGTTCCGCGCACGCACGCGCGTAGAGCCGTACGAGGTCGTGGAAGCGGTAGCGGCCGGGCGCGGCCGACTCCAGGAGGGAGGTGTCCACGAGCGATTCGAGGACGTCCTCCGTGGCCTCGACCGGCAGGTCCAGTACGGCGGCGGCGGCGGGCAGCGAGATGTCGGGCCCGTCGGCGAGCCCCAACAGCCGGAACGCGCGCGCCTGCACGGGCTCCAGCTGGCCGTAACCCAGCTCGAAGGTGGCCTTCACGGCGAGGTCGCCCGCCTGGAGCTCGTCCAGTCTGCGCCGCTCGTCGGCGAGCTTGGAGGCGAGCACGGACACCGTCCAGGTACGCCGTGCGGCCAGCCGGGACGCGGCGATACGGATCGCCAGGGGCAGGAACCCGCAGGCGGCGACGACGTCGAGGGCGGCCTCGCGCTCGGACCGCACCCGCTCCGCGCCGACGATCTTGGTGAAGAGGGCGAGGGCCTCGTCCGGCGACATCACGTCCAGGTCCACGAGGTGCGCCCCGGCGAGGTCCACCATCCGGGTCCGGCCGGTGACCAGCGCGGCGCAGCCGGGTGTGCCCGGCAGCAGGGGCCGCACCTGCGCGGCGTCGCGTGCGTTGTCCAGCACGACCAGGACGCGGCGCCCGTCGAGTGTGGAGCGGTACAGCGCCGACCGCTCCTCCAGCGTGTCCGGGACGGCCCGGTCGGGGGTGCCCAGCGCCCGCAGGAACGAGGCGAGCACCGTCTCGGGTTCGGCGGCTGAGGCCGAGGACCCCTGAAGGTCCACGTAGAGCTGCCCGTCGGGGAAGTGCGGGCGGGCCGCGTGCGCCACGTGCACGGCGAGGGTCGTCTTGCCGACGCCGCCGATGCCCGCGAGGGCCGATACCGCCATCACCGACCCCGAACCCTCCGACAGGGACAGCAGTTCGCCCAGCTCGGCCACGAACGCCGCACGGCCGGTGAAGTCGGGTACGGTCGCGGGCAGTTGCGCGGGGCGTGGCGCCGCGAGGTCGGGGACCGCCTCCAGGGCGGGGCGTGCCAGTTCCTCGTCCGCGTTGAGGATGGAGTGCTGCAGCTCCGTCAGTTCGGAGCGCGGGTCGACGCCCAGCTCCTCGGCGAGCAGCCGCCGGGTGTCGGTGTAGACGGCGAGCGCCTCCGCTTGCCGCCCGCTGCGGTACAGGGCGAGCATCAGCAGTTCGCGCAGCCGCTCGCGCAGCGGGTGCGTGGCGGTCAGCGCGGTCAGCTCGGACACGGCCTCCGCGTGGCAGCCGAGCTCCAGGTCGAGGTCGAGCCGCGTCTCGACGAGGCCGAGCCGCCACTCGCCGAGTCGGGCGCGCTGCGTCTCGGCGAACGGGCCCGGCAGGTGGGCGAGCGGTTCGCCGTCCCACAGTCCGAGCGACTGCTCCAGCAGGGTGCGGGCCGCGCGGCGGTCGCCCGTGGAGCGCGCCTTCTCGGCCTTGGCGGCGAGGTCGTGGGCGACCTGCAGGTCGAGGGCGCCCGCCGGGGTGCGCATGGCGTAGCCGCCGGCCTCGCTGACGAGCGCGCCGGGACCGAGGATCTTGCGCAGGCGGGAGGCGTACGTACGGATCGCTGCGAGCGCACGTGCCGGTGGCTCGTCGCCCCACAGGGCGTCGATGAGTTCCGCCGCCGTGGCCGTACGGCCCTCGCGCAGCAGCAGTGCGGCGAGCATGGCCCGCTGTTGCGGTGAACCGGGCGGCAGGGTCTCGCCGTCGCTCCATGTCCGGACCGGACCGAGCACGCTGAAGCGCAGGCGGCGGCTGTCGTCCAGCCCCGCTTCCCGCTTCTCCGGAACCCGCTGTTCCGGTACGCGTGGCCCGTGGTCACGGTCCATGGCTCTCCCTTGCCCCCCGGCTGGCGGTATCACTGCTCCACCAGTCTGCCTTGTCCCGGGCGGGCGCGTCAGCCACGGGTGGCGGTCTGCACAAGGCCTCGACAGGTTTCGGGCGCGGCCTCCTTGACGTCCGGTCAGCGAGGGGTCGCGGAGACGTCCGAGGTCTGCCGCGGCCGGGGGAGGCGTGCACTTGGCCCGGGGTTGATGCCGGGCGGCGGGGCGGGTCGGGAGGGGCGACGGAGGGAAAGCGAGGCGCGGAGATGTCCGCGGGGCGGGTGGCACGGGCGGGGCGCCCGGCGGCTGCTGATCTCCCCCGGGCGCCCCTGTGACTCGGAAGGGTCAGGAGATGTGCGGCCGGGTGCCCGGCTCCTGCCGCGGCACGCGCTGGCCTGCGGTCGGCGGCTTCGGCAGCGGGAACTGGCTCCCCTGGTACTGCGCGAGGTTGAAGGCCGCGTTGGTGTCCGGCAGCGCCGGCGCCTTCTTCGTCGCGTCGCTGAATCGGAAGGCGGACGTCAGGTCACCGGTCTTCCGGCGGCGCCAGGCCGAGATGTTGGACTCGCGCACGCCGGTGATCTGCTCCAGGAAACGGATCTGCGAGGTGTGGTCGAAGACCTCGGAGCTGACCCAGCCGCCCGCGGTCCACGGCGAGACGATGATCGCGGGGACCCGGAAGCCGAGACCGACCGGCAGGCCGCCACCGTCCACGCCGGTCGGCGAGGTCCTGGTGACGAACTCGTCGGCCGTGCCGGCCTTCGGAGTCGGCGGGACGACGTGGTCGAACATGCCGTCGTTCTCGTCGTACGACAGGATGAACACGGTCTTCGCCCACACGTCCGGGTTGGACGCGATCGCGTCGATGACGCTGGAGACGAACTGCGCGCCGGCGGCGGGTGTGCGCGCGGGGTGCTCGTCGTTGGCGGCGGGCGGCATCAGCCAGCTGACCGTCGGCAGCCTGTCGTTGAGGCAGTCGTACTCGAACTGGCCGATGGGGGAGGGCGCCAGCGTCTGCTGGTAGAGCGGCGAGTCGGGGGACAGGCCCTGGAACTGCTTCATCTTCTGGTAGACGGCGAGCCCCGTGACGCTGCCGGGCCCGTGGTACCACTTGAAGCTGACGCCCGCGTCGAAGAGGCGCTCCGCGTACGTCGTCCACCCGTAGACGTCGTTCGCCGCGTTGTTGTCGAGCGCGGGGCCGCCCGCGGTGCCGTTCGGGTCGATGGTGCCCGTCATCCACATGTACCGGTTGGGATGGGTGGGGCCCATGACCGAGCAGTGGTAGTTGTCGCAGAGGGTGAACGCGTCGGCGAGCGCGTACTGGAACGGGATGTCCTCACGGGTGAAGTACCCCATGGTGAAGGGGCCTTTGCTGTCACCGTCGGACGCGCGGTGCGCCGGCAGCCAGTTGTCCATGGCGCCGCCGTTCCACGCCTGGTGCTGCACGTCCCACGCGTGGCTCATCGACGGGATGACCTGGCCGGCGGTGGTCCGGGTGTCCAGCCGGTACGGCAGGAGCTTGCCGGTGGGGCTCGACGGGTCGGGCTGCTCGAAGACCGAGTCGCCGTTCGGGAGCCGGACGGCCTTCGGGTCGTCGAAGCCGCGCACGCCGGACAGTGTGCCGAAGTAGTGGTCGAAGCTGCGGTTCTCCTGCATCAGGAGTACGACGTGCTCGATGTCCTTCAGCGATCCCCGCCGGGCGGCGGCGGACGGCGTCGCGGCCAGGGCCTTGCGGACGTTGGAGGGCAAGGCCATGTCGGTGGCGGCGAGCGCCCCGACGGCGGCGGCGGACCCGAACAGCCTGCGGCGGGTCAGGCCGGACCGCCCGGCGGGGGCGGGAGTACCGGGACGTTCGGGTGCGGCGGCGGTGCCGGGTGTGTCGGATCTGTCGGGACGGTCTTCCGGGGCGTCGTTCACCGGGGTCCTCTCGGAGTTGGTCACGCTGGCTCCGACACCGTCGCGCCGCGAGATGGCCGGTGGTGCTGCTGGGCAAGTGGCCACCGTTTGAACAGTGGTTGAAGGTGTCTACCGGTGACGGCCCGTCGCCCGGGACGGTCGCTACGGCCGCCACCGTCGTGCCCCGTGTGCCCCCCGACACCCCCGGCGCCCGGTTACGAGCAGCGGCGCGCGATGCCCCGGTGGCCCGGGGTCCGGCGCGTTCCACAGGTCCGTCCGGGGCCGCCGGAGGCGCGCGCGGCGCTCGTGACGTAGGGGAGGGGGACCCGGTACGGCCAGGAGGGTGAGCCTGCGGCAACCACCGCGCGGGCGGCCCGCCCGGCGGGTAGCAGAAACGGTTGACGTGGTG
Encoded proteins:
- a CDS encoding outer membrane protein assembly factor BamB family protein; this encodes MEQLTQHDPRRIGPFEVLRRLGAGGMGLVYLARSASGRRVAIKTVRTELAEDQLFRVRFTREVEAARAVSGFYTAAVVDADPRAAVPWLATAYVPAPSLEEIVGECGPMPVQAVRWLAAGIAEALQSIHAAHLVHRDLKPSNVLVVEDGPRVIDFGIASGVSNTRLTMTNVAVGTPAYMSPEQARDSRSVTGASDVFSLGSTLVYAATGHAPFHGANPVETVFMLLREGPDLTGLPDELRPLIEACMAMAADQRPTPADLQSQLAPYLFAADADDTGTVSAWLPDSAVDMIARRQNEGHKSFSVPGGGRGAGRPAPAASRPAAGPGPAVPPMPSRPPQAPQSGPYRPAGPLSQSQPQPQLQPQSQEPQSRPLQPQSQVRSQAQLPPQVPSASDPVRRPQHAAPSHSSQLFPHSGPAGGPVLLGTSPVPIGPGPLAGTAHHPGAPATRDAGAATGWIVPPAGLTGAGAGPGTSVAVAGPVPAPAPAPDEDSGHPHWRPWRFRMSNDVWGTPVVDGDLLYVTSFEVHALDVATGRRQFKTRDVAWAMAVTGGRIHASDGPTLYALDAKDGAERWRLGTDGWVYSLEVDRGTVVTGTRGGGVQAWEASTGEKLWEVTGAQTEFETPEAGPAIHDGTVYVWKDARLRALDARSGTERWSYPVGDGASCGGVPVRITPAPDGQLYVAAGTRVLSVDIAGGHVRWHFEAPAVFLSPPAFAPGPAVAGGGVYLADYLGTVYALDAATGKDRWRIATESRASVEPVLVAGGNVHVGSGSALYTLDAVAGTPKWRFAAGGDIIGAPVVAEGRLHFGSADHVLYTLDAGGGQLRWKLATGGEITGSPVAERGVVYACSKDRCVYALDAMKGTATGRGGAGR
- a CDS encoding AfsR/SARP family transcriptional regulator; the protein is MDRDHGPRVPEQRVPEKREAGLDDSRRLRFSVLGPVRTWSDGETLPPGSPQQRAMLAALLLREGRTATAAELIDALWGDEPPARALAAIRTYASRLRKILGPGALVSEAGGYAMRTPAGALDLQVAHDLAAKAEKARSTGDRRAARTLLEQSLGLWDGEPLAHLPGPFAETQRARLGEWRLGLVETRLDLDLELGCHAEAVSELTALTATHPLRERLRELLMLALYRSGRQAEALAVYTDTRRLLAEELGVDPRSELTELQHSILNADEELARPALEAVPDLAAPRPAQLPATVPDFTGRAAFVAELGELLSLSEGSGSVMAVSALAGIGGVGKTTLAVHVAHAARPHFPDGQLYVDLQGSSASAAEPETVLASFLRALGTPDRAVPDTLEERSALYRSTLDGRRVLVVLDNARDAAQVRPLLPGTPGCAALVTGRTRMVDLAGAHLVDLDVMSPDEALALFTKIVGAERVRSEREAALDVVAACGFLPLAIRIAASRLAARRTWTVSVLASKLADERRRLDELQAGDLAVKATFELGYGQLEPVQARAFRLLGLADGPDISLPAAAAVLDLPVEATEDVLESLVDTSLLESAAPGRYRFHDLVRLYARACAERDERPPARRGEALDRLLDFYLATASRVYGMERPGDRTVAHLETTRSTGLSFTTRAAALDWLYAEAAPILACVQQSLTAPDLLRRAVDLLLAAEDLAESGTDSRAYESAALAARDAAEAAADARAEGRARTALAQVYSTTGHFDEAEYEAERAMALGDAVADVWTNCSATNERGIIAHCQGRYADSERYFRSATAAFAADGNRPGEASALCNLSRALVAMGRIAPAIELVQQGMEIYDALGLTLRLANARFALGIAYFHAGRHPAALDQFSQAVQVFEENRQRLWQGTTYYRIGQVHLAAGRPAQAARFAEQALTVGSMGGEWMRANILTTLGKSLDSLGQPVRARACWQEAFEIYDAAGADEAAEVRVLLVPLAS
- a CDS encoding alkaline phosphatase family protein, which produces MALPSNVRKALAATPSAAARRGSLKDIEHVVLLMQENRSFDHYFGTLSGVRGFDDPKAVRLPNGDSVFEQPDPSSPTGKLLPYRLDTRTTAGQVIPSMSHAWDVQHQAWNGGAMDNWLPAHRASDGDSKGPFTMGYFTREDIPFQYALADAFTLCDNYHCSVMGPTHPNRYMWMTGTIDPNGTAGGPALDNNAANDVYGWTTYAERLFDAGVSFKWYHGPGSVTGLAVYQKMKQFQGLSPDSPLYQQTLAPSPIGQFEYDCLNDRLPTVSWLMPPAANDEHPARTPAAGAQFVSSVIDAIASNPDVWAKTVFILSYDENDGMFDHVVPPTPKAGTADEFVTRTSPTGVDGGGLPVGLGFRVPAIIVSPWTAGGWVSSEVFDHTSQIRFLEQITGVRESNISAWRRRKTGDLTSAFRFSDATKKAPALPDTNAAFNLAQYQGSQFPLPKPPTAGQRVPRQEPGTRPHIS